One Etheostoma cragini isolate CJK2018 chromosome 18, CSU_Ecrag_1.0, whole genome shotgun sequence DNA window includes the following coding sequences:
- the si:dkey-17e16.9 gene encoding hydroperoxide isomerase ALOXE3 — protein MAEYNLDVTTGGMQHAGTWDNIYVTLFGTEGQSERTELDNFGPDFRAGTTGTYTLKTSSSLGKLLLVKVEKDPFLFSQDDEWYFSKLLVKTPEGDAILFPCYRWISRGEMVELRGGKAMKVFEEDHPLLIDHRKKELILSKSTYQWKIMAEGLPHINHCDNASELPAEIRFSKTKATELDYTKRKIGIELKLKRLIGSAEKWERIEDMKKIFWWKKTATSEYVAEHWKEDDFYGSQFLNAINPNVIKRCSELPPNFPVTEEMVKPFLEEGSSLQKEMEKGKIFLYDQKKMDGLPPRAHNGEPLTVTAGLCLFYTNLENKLMPIAIQLHQQPSEQNPIFVPSDSETDWLLAKMFIKNADSMDHQAVHHLMNTHFLAEVYTVAALRSFPVIHPLYKMLFPHFRDTLYINTIGRTSLFGPDGAFSKSSLGYDGLQELMRRALSKTTYSSHCLPENIKARGLESIPNFYYRDDGLRLWNIINSFVRAVVEYYYASDSEVCKDTELQEWICEIFTHGFLGNKASGFPTGFRTVEEVIKFITVVIFTVTAQHAAVNGGQFDYYSWVPNCSLLLLKPPPTTKGQSSMNTILETLPDVGETVSFIGMARLLSETYTDVVPMGIYPEDRFDEPAPKQMIKEFQAELSFLSEEITNRNSQLEVPYTYLNPAEIENSVAI, from the exons ATGGCTGAGTACAATCTAGATGTAACAACAGGGGGCATGCAACATGCAGGAACATGGGACAACATATATGTCACCTTATTTGGAACTGAAGGGCAGAGTGAGAGAACGGAGTTGGACAACTTTGGCCCCGACTTTAGAGCTGGGACA ACAGGGACATACACTTTGAAAACCAGTTCGTCTTTGGGGAAGCTCCTGCTTGTCAAAGTGGAGAAAGACCCGTTTTTGTTCAGCCAGGACGATGAGTGGTACTTCTCCAAATTATTGGTGAAAACTCCAGAGGGAGATGCCATTCTTTTCCCCTGTTACAGATGGATCTCCAGAGGAGAAATGGTGGAGCTGAGAGGAGGGAAAG CCATGAAGGTTTTTGAGGAGGATCATCCCCTGTTGATTGACCACCGGAAGAAAGAGCTGATACTGAGCAAGAGCACTTAcca ATGGAAGATTATGGCTGAAGGACTACCTCACATCAACCATTGCGATAATGCGTCTGAGCTACCAGCTGAGATCCGCTTCTCCAAGACCAAAGCAACTGAACTAGAttacacaaaaaggaaaat TGGTATTGAACTTAAGCTGAAAAGGCTGATTGGATCTGCTGAAAAATGGGAAAGGattgaagacatgaaaaagaTCTTCTGGTGGAAAAAGACAGCAACGTCAG AGTATGTTGCAGAGCACTGGAAAGAAGATGACTTTTATGGATCCCAGTTTCTGAACGCAATCAACCCCAATGTGATCAAGCGGTGCTCCGAGCTTCCCCCAAACTTTCCAGTCACAGAGGAGATGGTGAAGCCGTTCCTGGAGGAGGGAAGCTCTCTGCAGAAGGAAATGGAG AAAGGCAAAATATTTCTCTATGACCAGAAGAAGATGGATGGACTTCCCCCTAGAGCCCATAATGGTGAACCTCTGACCGTGACTGCTGGTCTCTGTCTGTTCTACACGAACCTAGAAAACAAACTGATGCCAATTGCAATCCAG TTGCATCAACAACCTTCTGAGCAGAACCCCATCTTTGTGCCCAGTGACTCAGAGACTGACTGGCTTCTAGCCAAGATGTTTATCAAAAATGCAGATTCCATGGATCATCAAGCAGTCCATCACCTCATGAACACTCACTTTCTGGCAGAGGTCTATACTGTTGCCGCTCTGCGCAGCTTCCCTGTGATTCATCCCCTCTACAAG ATGCTGTTTCCACACTTCCGGGACACTCTCTACATAAACACTATAGGCCGCACATCTCTCTTTGGGCCTGATGGGGCTTTTAGTAAG AGTTCACTTGGATATGATGGACTGCAAGAGCTCATGAGAAGGGCTCTCTCTAAAACGACTTACAGCTCCCACTGTCTGCCAGAGAACATCAAAGCACGAGGACTGGAGTCTATCCCCAACTTCTACTACAGAGATGATGGCCTGAGGCTGTGGAACATTATCAACAG CTTTGTGAGGGCAGTAGTGGAGTACTATTATGCCTCAGACAGTGAGGTGTGTAAGGACACTGAGCTGCAAGAATGGATCTGTGAGATATTCACACACGGCTTCTTGGGAAACAAAGCCTCAG GGTTTCCAACAGGTTTTCGTACTGTTGAGGAAGTAATCAAGTTCATCACCGTGGTGATCTTCACAGTGACGGCTCAACATGCTGCAGTCAACGGTGGACAG TTTGACTACTACTCCTGGGTGCCCAATTGCTCGCTCCTGCTTCTCAAACCTCCTCCAACCACTAAGGGGCAGTCAAGTATGAACACCATTTTGGAGACCCTCCCTGATGTTGGGGAGACAGTCAGCTTTATCGGAATGGCTCGTCTGCTTTCAGAGACATACACAGATGTT GTTCCAATGGGTATATACCCCGAAGACCGATTCGATGAGCCTGCCCCTAAGCAGATGATCAAGGAATTTCAAGCAGAGTTGTCTTTCCTCAGTGAAGAAATTACAAACAGAAACTCCCAGCTTGAAGTACCCTACACATATCTGAACCCTGCTGAGATAGAGAACAGTGTAGCTATTTAG